DNA sequence from the Sulfurimonas sediminis genome:
GCAATACTAAATATCTTGGATAAAGATATAAAAATAGTGTTTGCTCACAAGTTTTTAGATAAAAATAAGAGTAGCGAAATTACTGCACTCAAAGAGGTTTTAAACGATAATATTTTTAGTAATGAAGGACAGATATTTTCTTTTGATGCACTCCTTACTCAATCAGAGATTCTCAACACTATTGATGAGCAAGGTAACAGATATATAGCAAAACTCAAAGATAACCAAAAACACCTCAAAGAGAAGGCTATAAAGACCATAGAAGAGTTTAATCAGCCTACAGATAGAGTTGATGATGAAGATAGCTATTTAACTGAAAACAACAAAAGAGTCTCTCGAAAAGTAGAAGTTTTTCAAAATAAAAGTGCTGATTTAGTTATGTATCATGAGAACTTTCAAAATATTCGAGAGCGTAAAAAATTCTGTGTCAGCTACCATTTGTAACACCTAACTACAACTCTAAATACTCATCCAGCCTCCCCTCGAAAAAGATAGCTAATTGATGTGGCTACACTTATTCATACTCAGAACATTTAGCGATTCTGAGATAAAATATCAGTATGAGTAAGGATAAAAAGAAGATGAAAAACAGTAAATACACAAGAGAATTTCGAGATTCAAGCGTACAGTTGGTCATGAATTCAAACGAATCAACAGCAAAGATTGCAAAAGATTTAGATGTCAATGAAAAGACGCTTTATAATTGGGTACGAGAGTATAAAAAAGCTAATAATATTCCCATAGCAGCACGAGGTGGCTTTGCAAATAGCAGTACTGTTAAAGAAACCGCCGAAGAAGAGAATAAACGCCTGCGTGCAGAGAACAAACTTCTTAAGCAAGAGCGCGATATATTAAAAAAGGCAACAGCGTATTTCGCCAAAGGAACTCTGTGAAATACGCATGGATACAAGAACACTCAAACGAGTTTCAAATAACAATTATGTGCAAAGTGCTAAAGGTTGATAAGGCAAGTTATTACCACTGGATAAAACAAGGTTGCCAACTTCAACAAGTAGATGAAAAACTTAATGAACTTATTGAGATTATCTTCATACAGGGTAGAGAAAATTACGGCACAAGGCGCATCAAGGATAAGTTAGTACAAAGATATGGCTTTATCGTTTCTCGTCGCCGTATAGGGCGTATAATGCGTGAGTTGGGACTTGTTGCAAAGACGAAAAAAAGACACAGAATTAATACAACAAACTCAAATCACAACTTGCCTGTTGCACCAAATCTCTTAAACAGAGATTTCTATGCTTCGTATCCAGATGAGAAATATGTTGGAGAGGTCCTGCCCTTTGGGTATATAACCTATATTCCAACAAATGAAGGATGGTTGTATTTAGCAACTGTCATAGATTTATACTCCCGTCGTATCGTTGGCTGGTCGATGGATGACAGTATGAAAGTATCACTTGTGAATGATGCCCTTAATATGGCATTAATAAATCGAAACCCTTCAAAGGGTTTAATCTGGCATACCGACAGAGGAAGCCAGTATGCTTCATATGCTCATAGGGATTTATTGCAGCAACACGGCATCGTTCAGAGTATGTCACGCAAGGGAAACTGTTGGGATAACGCGGTAGCTGACTAGGTACCCCTTGAGGGTAAAGCTTTTTTCATACCCTAAAAACTGAACTCATTTATCATGAGACTTTTGAGACAAAAGCACAAGCTAATCAGGCTATATTTGAGTATATTGAGGTTTA
Encoded proteins:
- a CDS encoding transposase translates to MSKDKKKMKNSKYTREFRDSSVQLVMNSNESTAKIAKDLDVNEKTLYNWVREYKKANNIPIAARGGFANSSTVKETAEEENKRLRAENKLLKQERDILKKATAYFAKGTL
- a CDS encoding IS3 family transposase, with amino-acid sequence MKYAWIQEHSNEFQITIMCKVLKVDKASYYHWIKQGCQLQQVDEKLNELIEIIFIQGRENYGTRRIKDKLVQRYGFIVSRRRIGRIMRELGLVAKTKKRHRINTTNSNHNLPVAPNLLNRDFYASYPDEKYVGEVLPFGYITYIPTNEGWLYLATVIDLYSRRIVGWSMDDSMKVSLVNDALNMALINRNPSKGLIWHTDRGSQYASYAHRDLLQQHGIVQSMSRKGNCWDNAVAD
- a CDS encoding ISAs1 family transposase, giving the protein MKLTRTKALLESLKSIPDYRVDTGKIEYPLHEVLFMTLFALIKGNTTFKDIFSWMIYNKDNAILKEIFDKEEITIPSKSTYHRLLINTDNNALEKVFREFFFPFIAQENIAIDGKWLRGSDVNGQYTQERHKAILNILDKDIKIVFAHKFLDKNKSSEITALKEVLNDNIFSNEGQIFSFDALLTQSEILNTIDEQGNRYIAKLKDNQKHLKEKAIKTIEEFNQPTDRVDDEDSYLTENNKRVSRKVEVFQNKSADLVMYHENFQNIRERKKFCVSYHL